In Maylandia zebra isolate NMK-2024a linkage group LG12, Mzebra_GT3a, whole genome shotgun sequence, a single genomic region encodes these proteins:
- the LOC101471198 gene encoding uncharacterized protein LOC101471198, whose translation MADETVPADRDKALYLTQIQFLDKELERCQLRCDELKKLIDDLRIWYGAMGRDRDDICNYLTDSSNAVEKKVAELSKVLEHQQQADKKETDELKLHLNQQKEELQKEVDRLKSKSTLQKEKLDQQQKERERMTQRLAYVEFIEKQLYTTREEYGAAIARLQKQLDLQGAKVFQDCEKQVWSSIKNKVSAIVEEEKIQHAEVLKKVKELTAESFKLLKEKSILQCQESELCLEVQNMKRDSHAASQDIIQLKEKEDHLSKKCQQLKVQLNNYSLLLAKKQDLRQQLNLDSEVCSQKKAEAAQLEAELQEEMSRRRQLKADMEKAANILRPAVMGLEKFSEAQGKIQKLREILESNTSHGTESALYNSPEKSSRGQKLQTSGPRTVSPETLNLGTDPLFLLSRYRPGDLGFLPRPRWRKPGCHKALTAASDDRSNPSDLASRDTHAEAGPSTSSVC comes from the exons ATGGCAGATGAGACAGTTCCTGCTGACAGAGACAAGGCTTTATATTTGACACAAATTCAGTTCTTAGATAAGGAGCTGGAAAG GTGTCAGCTCAGATGTGACGAGCTGAAGAAACTGATAGATGACCTCAGAATTTGGTATGGAGCAATGGGGAGGGACAGGGACGATATATGTAATTACCTGACAGACTCCTCAAATGCAGTAGAGAAAAAGGTTGCGGAGCTGAGTAAGGTGTTGGAGCATCAGCAGCAAGCTGACAAAAAGGAAACCGATGAGCTCAAGCTGCATCTCAACCAGCAGAAGGAGGAGCTACAGAAGGAAGTGGACAGACTCAAGTCAAAGAGCACGTTGCAAA AGGAGAAGCTGGACCAGCAgcagaaggagagggagaggatgACACAGCGACTGGCCTACGTGGAGTTTATTGAGAAGCAGCTATACACTACGAGGGAAGAATATGGAGCTGCCATCGCCAGACTGCAGAAACAATTGGATTTACAGGGGGCAAA AGTGTTTCAAGACTGTGAGAAACAAGTGTGGAGCTCCATCAAAAATAAAGTTTCAGCAATTGTTGAGGAGGAGAAGATTCAGCACGCAGAGGTGCTTAAAAAAGTCAAGGAGCTTACAGCAGAGAGCTTTAAACTCTTGAAAGAGAAATCCATCCTGCAATGCCAAGAGAGTGAACTCTGTCTTGAAGTACAAAACATGAAGAGGGACAGCCACGCAGCTAGCCAGGACATCATCCAACTCAAGGAG AAAGAAGATCACCTGTCGAAGAAGTGCCAGCAGCTCAAGGTTCAGCTGAATAACTACAGCCTCTTGCTGGCCAAGAAACAGGACCTGAG ACAGCAGCTGAACTTGGATTCTGAAGTGTGCAGTCAAAAGAAAGCTGAGGCAGCTCAGCTGGAGGCTGAGCTCCAGGAGGAGATGAGTAGGAGGAGGCAACTCAAGGCAGACATGGAGAAAGCAGCAAACATTctgagacctgctgtgatg GGCTTAGAGAAATTCTCTGAGGCTCAGGGGAAGATCCAGAAGCTGCGTGAGATCCTGGAAAGCAACACATCCCATGGAACAGAGTCCGCTCTTTATAATTCCCCAGAGAAGAGCAGTCGAGGGCAGAAACTGCAGACATCTGGCCCCAGAACAGTCAG CCCAGAGACTTTGAACCTTGGCACAGATCCACTGTTTTTGTTGAGCCGCTACAGGCCGGGCGATCTTGGCTTCTTACCTCGACCCAGATGGAG